AGCCGCCGCGCGCGGATACCCATAGACCCCGGTGCTGATTGCCGGAAACGCGATCGAGGTATAACCATTTGCCAGCGCCAGATTCAGGCTATTGAAGTACGCATCCTGTAAAAGTTGCGCTTCGTTATGCTCACCGCCGCGCCAGACTGGACCGACAGTATGAATAACCGCTTTGGCTGGGAGGTTACCGGCAAGCGTGATCACCGCATGACCCGTTGGGCACTCCCCCTGCTGCTGCCTGACCTTCATGCAGGCTTCCAGTAATGCAGGCCCGGCGGCACGGTGGATCGCCCCATCAACGCCTCCGCCCCCCATCAGCGACGAGTTTGCGGCATTGACGATGACATCAACGGCAACGGTAGTGATATCCCCCTGGATAACATGAATACGCGATTCCATAGAACCTCCTTGCTTCACTCTATTCTGTAAGTGTACAGCAGGGGTTACCGTGAAATCGCTTTTTTCGTGAGTTTGTCTGACCAACCTGTTCAGCGGTAATCGATACTCATCACCGCCAGCGTTTTCTGTTCATCAAGATAGTGCAGGTTAACCGCGGCGATTTGTTTAAAGTGCTGTGGTGCCTTAAGCAATTGCTGCGGGGAATAATAGCGGGTCTGCATGTGCCCCTTATTATTACATGACATCGCAAGGCGCTGCTGCATCTGACTCACCTCGCAGGGCGGTTCCACAATTTGACCGGAGAAATGAATAACCCCGCCCTGTCCTCTCGTATCCGCCGCGGTAGCGACGGAATACAGGGCAAGAAGACTGAAAAGTAGAACGTTTGCTTTACGCGTGACAGATAACGGCATGATGGTTTCCTCAATGAACATTCATCCTTGAGGGGTGATGTTTTCCCTGACGGTGATTTAGCCCGGGAGTCACGCATTCCGCGTCACTCTATTCATAGTTCAGTCACCTCGCCTCTGCCACTGTAACCGCATAAATAATCAGCCAGTTATGACGGTTTCGCAGAGGGCGGCCACTGTTGCGATAAATGCAGCGATTGACCGTCAGAAACCGTAACCACGATTTTGACGGTGTCTTGTGCAGAGATATTTAAACTGAGTCTGGTCAAATCAATGGGCTGATTAGCAGGCAGAGAAAGGGTCTTTTTCTGTCGTGACTGACTTTGTCCCGCCACACCTTCGCGAAGGGCTAAAATCTGGACCTGACACACGCAGGGTTGCGTCAGGGTAACCTGCGGCGTAATGGTGTAAATGTCACCTTGCTGGGTTGTCGCAAAGGTAATCTGATTAGAGAGCGCGGCAAGGAGTAATAAGGTATTCATAATGTCCTCCCGAAAAAAAACAGGGCTTTCGCCCTGTTTATATTCAGCACATAAACTGAATTAGTACTGGTTAGCCGTGGCGTTGTTACCGAAACCAACTTGTTTAACCAGAACGCTGGAGTCAGAAGCAGTCTGGTTAACCAGCGCGGCGTTACGTCCGCCGTATTGACTCACAGTAATATCGGAGTTTTTGCCGTTCCACTGATCGATGGTGGCGTTGTTTTTGAAGCCTTTCTGAGTCAGATCAATGGTGCTGTTATCTGAACCCTGGCCGACATCAGCGCCGTTACCATAACCGTGCTGAGTGATTGTAGTGTCTGATTTACGAGCGTCACTTTGCAGCGCAAGTGCGGCGTTATTGGTCCCGAACTGATAGATACTCAGAGTCGATTCCGGGCCAGAACTGCTTCCGCCACCGCCGTGATTACCGCCGCCGCCCCACTGTGGAACGGAACCAGCCAGAGCACTGCCAGAAACCACGATTGCTGCAAATGCTGCCACTTGTAAAAGTTTCATGGTAAACCCCCATCGGATTGATTTAAGCGTCGCCAATGTATTAGCGTTGAGTTACGCGAATTGCCATTTGCGACTGTCTCTGCACTACAACTGCTGTTTTCTGCGTACCATACTGAGTAATATTTGCTTTATTTCCAGAACCCTTCTGGATAATCATCGCAGTATTACCGTAATTACTTTGCGAAATACTGGCATCGTTGGAATTACCCGACTGTGCAATATATGCAAAGTTATAAGCTCCTGATTGGTCAACTTTTGCCCGGTTATTTCCACCTTCTTGAGAAACCACCGACAAAAGCTTAGAACCGTCCTGGCGTACCTTTGCACTATTATCAGTGCCGACTTGACCAATAATGGCTGCCTGATTAAATGAAGACTTGCTTAATTCATTTACCGCAAAGTTATATTCTGAATGCGCTAAATCATAACTTGTTGCGGAAGCAATCCCAGGCGCACCCAGTACTGTTAACATCACAAATAACAATTTGTTTTTCATGTTGTCACCCTGGACCTGGTCGTACATCGAGAAAATAACTTTCTCATCAATTTCGTTGTTAACGCTAAACGTAATTTGTTAACGCCGCGTTACGATGAAGAGTATGTCTGCGGAAACATTTTAAATAACTCACCCAGCAGTTGTATTTTTATATATTCGCTCACCCCAAAGTACTAATCAGGGCACGAATGCGCTGTTATTTACGCTTATTTTATTTTCTTCCGATGTGCCGTTGATGCATTTTCATGACGCCAGCCACCAGCCTGTACAGCCGACTTTCCAGCCACTGTTGTGCTGTTGAAGAAGAGAGAGATGAGCAAGTCGTGACAAGCATCGTTTTTTTCTTCATCAAAATGCACAGCGCTAAAGGATGTTATGGGGAAGCAATTTTTTAGCAGATGAAGTGCTGGCGATATTTTCAGTTATCAGTTTAAATTCAGTAGGTTAATATAATTTGTATGATTTTTTAAATCTGTGCAATAACGGCTTAATGTACAACTTTTCTATCAAATCTAAACTTAAAATTAGCCAGAGATTAACAAATTAATATATATTTTTACATTCTGTTACATGTTTAACACTTGCTTTAAGATTTGTAATGGCTAGATTGAAATCAGTTGTAGTTCATTTGTATTAATATTTTGACCCGTTCGGGCTGACTCTTATTTTACTACACACAGCAGTGCAACATCTGTCAGTACTTCTGGTGCCTGATTTGTAAAGGCAACTGTCAGGTGTGCGACTAAAAAAGTGGGGTTTCATCATGTTTAATGAAGTCCATAGTATTCATGGTCATACATTATTGTTGATCACTAAACCATCCCTGCAAGCCACAGCATTATTGCAGCATTTAAAACAATCTCTGGCCCTCACCGGAAAACTGCATAATATTCAGCGTTCTCTGGATGATATCTCCACCAGTTGCATTGTTTTAGTCGATATGATGGAAGCGGATAAAAAGCTAATCCATTACTGGCAAGACAACTTAAGTCGGAAGAACAACAATTTAAAGACGTTATTGTTGAACACCCCCGATGATTATCCCTATCGGGATATTGAAAATTGGCCGCATATCAATGGTGTTTTTTACGTAGCGGATGACGAAGAGCGTGTCGTAAATGGTTTACAAGGGATCCTGCGGGGAGAATGCTACTTCTCACAGAAACTGGCCAGCTATCTGATCACTCACTCAGGTAATTACCGCTACAACAGCACAGAGTCGGCTCTCCTGACTCATCGCGAAAAAGAGATCCTGAATAAGCTGCGTATCGGCGCCTCTAATATCGAAATCGCGCGTTCACTTTTTATCAGTGAAAATACGGTCAAGACGCATCTTTATAATCTTTTTAAAAAGATAGCCGTTAAAAATCGTACCCAGGCGGTTTCGTGGGCAAATGATAACCTCAGGCGATAAAGCCATGAAACGCTATTTGACCTGGCTCGTAGCGGCACAGCTTCTGCTCGCTGCCAGCGCTACGCAGGCTATTGAAGTTGAAGTGCCTGGACTCTTAACTGACCACACGGTTTCGTCTATCGGCCACGATTTTTACCGGGCTTTTAGCGATAAATGGGAAAGTGACTATCCAGGCAATTTGACCATCAATGAGCGACCCAGTGCACGTTGGGGAAGTTGGATCACCATAACGGTTAATCAGGACGTTATATTCCAGACTTTTTTATTTCCAACGAAAAGAGACTTCGAAAAAACGGTTGTCTTCGCACTGGCGCAAACCGAGGACGCTTTAAACCGTCGGCAAATAGATCAAACCCTATTGAGCACCGGCGATTTAACGCATGACGAATTTTAAAGAGTGATTTTTGTCCGGAGGCTGTAATGCGTGTCAAACATGCAGTGGTTGTACTCATGCTTATTTCGCCATTAAGTTGGGCCGGAAATATGACCTTCCAGTTCCGTAATCCCAACTTTGGTGGAAACCCCAATAACGGTTCTTTTTTACTGAACAGCGCCCAGGCGCAGAACTCTTATAAAGATCCCAGTTATAACGACGATTACGGAATTGAAACTCCCTCTGCGTTGGATAACTTCACTCAGGCCATTCAGTCACAAATTCTGGGCGGGCTGTTGACCAATATTAACACGGGGAAACCCGGCAGGATGGTGACCAATGATTTCATTGTTGATATTGCCAACCGGGATGGTCAGTTGCAGCTAAATGTCACGGACAGGAAAACGGGAAAAACCTCGACAATAGAAGTGTCGGGTTTACAGTCAGATTCCACCGGTTTCTAAGCACCGCTTCGTAAGGACAATTATCATGCAGCGCTTACTTATACTCGTCGCCGTCATTTTACTGAGCGGATGCTTGACCGCCCCGCCAAAAGAAGCCGCTAAGCCGACATTAATGCCCCGTGCGCAAAGTTATAAGGACTTAACGCATTTACCGTCGCCAACGGGCAAAATTTTTGTCTCGGTGTATAACATTCAGGATGAAACTGGCCAGTTTAAACCCTACCCGGCCAGTAACTTCTCAACCGCCGTCCCGCAAAGCGCCACCGCGATGCTGGTCACGGCGCTGAAGGATTCTCGCTGGTTTGTACCGCTGGAGCGTCAGGGACTGCAAAACCTGCTGAACGAACGTAAAATCATTCGTGCTGCCCAGGAAAACGGAACCGTTGCCATCAACAATCGGGTCCCGCTACAGTCGTTGACGGCAGCAAACATCATGGTTGAAGGATCGATTATCGGCTACGAAAGTAACGTGAAATCCGGTGGCGTTGGCGCCCGTTACTTCGGTATTGGCGCAGACACGCAGTACCAGCTTGACCAGATTGCGGTGAACCTGCGCGTGGTCAACGTCAGCACCGGTGAGATCCTCTCCTCGGTCAATACCAGTAAAACCATTCTGTCTTATGAAGTGCAGGCAGGGGTGTTCCGCTTTATCGATTACCAGAGACTGCTGGAAGGTGAAATTGGCTACACCTCCAACGAGCCGGTGATGTTATGCCTGATGTCCGCCATTGAAACGGGCGTCATCTTCCTCATCAACGATGGTATCGATCGCGGGCTGTGGGATTTGCAAAATAAGGCCGATCGCCAGAACGACATTCTGGTGAAATACCGCCATATGTCGGTCCCGCCGGAATCCTGATGACTGAGTAAAAAAAAGCGTGAGGACTTCCTCACGCTTTTTTATTTTCCGCTACCGTGTGCGTATTGTGTCTTTCTCGCCGCGCCGCCAGCCACAGGCCGCTATTTTTCATGGCATAACCAAAGAGCAAACCGACCGCCAGTGAAGGCAAGACCAGTTTCCAGTCGCCCTGCCCGGCAAACGTGGCGCAGGCACCAATAAACGTACCTGGCACAAATGACAACAAAACTTGCTTTGCCTGAATACACATCAGGAAAGCCACAACGCCGGTGATCACATAGCCCACCAGTTCCAGATGTGGTGTCAATGCGCTTGCGTGTATGATGACCGACGCCCACACCACGCCGCTCAACAACGTGGAAGCCGAAATGGCCAGTCCCTTTAACCCACCCTGCGGACAAGCGAAATAGGCCGTACAGCCCAAAAACCCTGCCCAACTCAGTAAGCCAAGCGATACGGCCACCCATCCCCAGATACCGGAGAGAATGCCCGTTGTGATTGCTATGGAAAGAAGTATATTCATGCCGCGCATAATAGCAGAAAAGGGCAATATGAATGAGATCACGCACACAATTTATGCAATGATGAACTATCGTTGCATCATCAAGTGACTTGAATCACATTTATGCGTCTGTCTCTTCTTCCAGCTCGTCCCACATTGCGCCAATTGCATCGCGAGTTAATGGTGCCATCGTCCGCCAGAAAGGGGTCGTGGCGTGCGCTTCGACTTTCCCGAGGAAAGTGCCGCACCACGGAAGGATATAGTCCGCAAACAGGGTTTCCAGCGCCTCGCTTTCATCTTCCGCAGACTGATCTTCCAGCCAGGAGGCAGCCAGCAGCAGCGTACCAATATGATCGGCTGGCGTTTCGGCAAGCGGCATCCCGCGCGCGGAAAGGAACGTCCGCACTTCAGATTCTGTCGCCCCTTCCACCCACGCGCTGCGATACGGTGGCACCGAACACTCCGCACCGACAAACAGCGTATTGTAATCCGCCGCCAGTTGGGTCATATCGCAGCTTTTCTGCAAACGCGCCAACAGTTCATCCTGCTCGAGCGGCCAGCTTGCTGAGAGTTTGCCTTCGCGAATCAGGGTAAAGAGAGGAACCAGTAAAGGATCCTGCGGTTGACGGTAATACAGCGAGCCCAGTACGCGGCACAGGATAGAAAACTCGTTCATCAAAATATTCCAGCTTGTGGTAGTTAAAGTTCAGCAAATTCAGGAATCGGCGGCATTCCACGCGATTCCAGGAAATTGAGTAATCGTTTCGGCGTCACGTTTAAAATACGATCTTCCGGGAAGTTCACGTCTTCGAGAATTTTCAGGCACTCGCTAAAGTCACCCATCGTAAAGGCGGTATGAGAATCTGAACCCAGCGCCACCCAACCACCGGCATCACGTACCGCTGCCGCCACCGCGCGACAGTTCGCTTCACTGCCTTTGCGAGAATGAAGGAAGGAGGAGTTGTTAATTTCCAGCGCTACCTCATATTTCGCCGCAGCCTGAGCAATCGCTGCGATATCAACAGGATATTTCGGGTTACCGGGGTGACTAATGATATGCACGACGCCGCTCGCCATAGCGGCAATCATCGCCTGCGTATTGGTGGCTTCATCGTGAGGCGCGAAAACCGGTTCATGGAAGCCGGCAATGATCAGATCCAGTGAGGTGAGCATGGGCCCGGTACAGTCAATTTCACCGTCGATATTCTTGATATTTGCCTCAATGCCCCGCAGGATCCCTACCCCATCCACCACACGTGGCCAGATACGCATATTGATGAAATGCCAATGGTGTGGAGCATCTGCCATGTCCGGGCCGTGATCGGTAATTGCGAACAGTTTCAGTCCCTGGCGTTTAGCCTGGGCGATGTAATCACTCAGAGTGCTGTAAGCATGGGTGCTGGCGACGGTATGCATATGCAGGTCAACGGGATACATGTCTCTCTCCTGTGGTCATTTTTCGACAAGGATAGCAGGAATCGCCCGCGTTTATTAGTCGAAACCCGGCATCTGCCGGGTATACCTCAGTAGCCGCGCTGACGATCGACCTGTCCGGTCACCGCGTCACCGTTTTCCAGATGTGAAATCGTGCGGGATATATAAGCAACGGCTTCAGCGGGACGCGTGACAGCCGCAATGTGTGGCGTCATCGCCACGCGCGGATGTTTCCACAGCGGACTGTCCGCTGGCAGCGGTTCACGACTGAAGACATCCAGCATCGCCCCTTTGAGTTTTTTGCTATTCAGTGCGGCCAGTAAATCATCTTCATTAACGTGGACACCGCGCGCGAGATTCAACAGATAAGCGCCATCCTGCAGTTGTTCAAGCCGTTTTCCATTGATGATGCCCACCGTTTCTGCCGTATTGGGCAGCAGATTAATTAACACCCGAGTCTGGCTGAGGAATGCGCCCAGCTCTTCCGTTCCCGCAAAACTCTCGACGCCTGGCCAGGTTTTGCGGCTGCGACTCCAGCAGCGCAGTGGGAAGCCCCAGGCCTGCAGGCTTTCCGCTACTTTTGCCCCCAGCACGCCAGCGCCCATAATCCCCACGGTAAACGCCTCGCGGGCATATTCCGGTAGTGGTCGCCACTGGCTCTCATTTTTAAGCGCCTGGTAATCATCAAAGCGGCGGAACCAGTGCAGCACCTGGCTAACCGCATACTCCTGCATTTGCAGGCCCATGCCGGTATCTTCCAGACGAAAGAGAGGAATCGCGGGATCCAGCATCGTGGGATGGGCTTTCAGTTTACTCAGGATCGAATCCACCCCGGCACCGAGTGCAAACACCGCCTTAAGTTTACGCCCTTCCAGCATTTCTACAGGAGGGTGCCAGACCAGCGCATAATCTGCCGGATCGTTATCGCCCGACTTCCACTCCCGGACTCTGGCACCAGGAATGGCCTTTTCCAGTGCAGCGATCCACCAGGGGGTATCAAACGTAGGGTGATAGAAAATGATATCCATATTAACTCCTGCGGGTTGTTGTGCGGAATTTTGCGCACTTATTATCATCGTTTTCAACGGGATCATCAGCATAGCAAATTCGCTGGCGCTGGCAAAAAAAGCAGTTTCCGCTTAATTAAGCTACAGGTTGTTTGAAGTTTGTGTAAACGCGCTTTTTTTTGGAAAAGTTGATTGACGCAGGCGGCGTATTTCCCTAAATTAGCGCCCGTTCCCGTTGTTGAGGAACAACAATATGGTGAGGTGTCCGAGTGGCTGAAGGAGCACGCCTGGAAAGTGTGTATACGGCAACGTATCGGGGGTTCGAATCCCCCCCTCACCGCCATATTTGAAGAAGAGCTCGTACGCAAGTACGGGCTTTTTTTTCGCATATTGCACACCCCAGGGGGGATGAGAATCCCCGACCGGGGTTCGACAACGGGCGCAGCCCGTTGGACAGACCGCGAACACCGTGAGCGGGCTGCCCGTCAGGGCGAACGAAGCGAGTCAATCCCCCCCTCACCGCCATATTTGAAGAAGAGCTCGTACGCAAGTACGGGCTTTTTTTTCGCATATTGCACACCCCAGGGGGGATGAGAATCCCCAAAAAAACAAAGCCCGGTCTCCCGGGCTCTGAACACAATAGCGTTTAGCTGTACGCATTCAACGTTCGCTGGCAGAGCGCCGAGCGAACGCAATCATCTTTGTTGAAGCGGACAATTCCTATCATCTCATCTTCTTCAAAGCGGGCCAGCGCGTCACTGAGTCCTGACTGAACATGAGAGGGTAAATCGCACTGGGTAATATCCCCGTTGACGATAACCGTCACATTCTCCCCGAGGCGCGTTAAGAACATCTTCATTTGCGCAGCAGTGACATTCTGAGCCTCGTCGAGAATAACCACTGCATTTTCAAATGTACGTCCGCGCATATAGGCGAACGGCGCGATTTCCACCTTACCAATTTCAGGTCGCAGGCAATATTGCATAAAAGATGCCCCCAGTCGTTTTACCAGTACGTCGTAAACCGGCCGGAAATACGGGGCAAACTTCTCCGATACATCTCCAGGTAAGAAGCCGAGATCTTCATCAGCCTGCAGAACTGGACGGGTGACAATGATCCTGTCTACATCTTTATGTATCAGGGCCTCTGCTGCTTTTGCCGCACTGATCCAGGTTTTGCCACACCCGGCTTCGCCCGTAGCGAAAATCAGTTGTTTACTCTCGATAGCATTCAGGTAGTGCGATTGAGCCTCATTGCGTGCCATGACAGGTGTGGTGTCGCGACTGTCGCGCGCCATGCCTATCGCTTCTACGCCACTCATCTGCACAAGCGAGGTGACCGATTCTTCTTCACGCTGTTTATGGCTACGTGAGTCCCGTCTCAGCACACGTTTTGCTTCACGACGAGCTTTGATCACTGCTTTTTGTCTTCCCATGGATAGCACCTTGAGTTGTTGGTATTCATCACACGCGCCGCTGGCAGCGCGATTATGCGCACGAACATCTGAGGGTTGGCTTCCTTGTAAGCCATTGCTTGCCTTTGAAAAAGACGCCACACACGGCTACGCGCACCGAATATGGCGTCAGTAACACGAGTAAAAAAGGAAAGTGAGTGAAATTTAGCGGTGACGAGGTTGCTACCGGAGGAGAGACTTCCGCGTACGGGACTGCAATAACTGTCAGAAACGTGTCCACAAGAGGACTTTACCATTCGCGATCTCCATAGTGAATAAGCATCACAGCCGGGAACTACCGCTATTACGTATAATTACATCAGAACTTAGCAATAACGCAACAATATTTTTACCTGGCGTTAACTAAGCTCTCATTTTCTGCTGGCAACAGTCTCTTACGGAGATATTACAAAATTATTTCAAAAAACGGATCATATAAAAAAAGAATATTTTCATCAGCGATAATGACGCAGCATACCCCGCCCGCAGACGGGGTAACACTGTCAGGCTTCAAGCAAAGACTGGCCCAGATAGCGATCGGCCTGCTTAATACCCGGTAGCACGAAGAAATAGCCACCGCCAATCGGCTTAACGTACTCTTCCAGCGCTTCGCCATTCAACCGCTTCTGCACGGTCAGAAACCCTTTTTCCAGATCGTGTTGATAGCAGACAAACAGCAACCCCATATCAAGCTGTCCGGAGGGCGTCACGCCGAGGGAGTAGCTATAGCCACGGCGCATCATCAGGCTTGACTGCGTCTGCGCCGTTCGCGGGTTTGCCAGACGAATGTGGCTGTCCAGCGCAATGACGTTGCCCTCCGGATCGCTGGCGTAATCCGGCACGTCATGCTCGTGCTGCATACCCAGCGGCGCACCAGTATGCTTATCGCGGCCAAAAATGGTTTGCTGCTCTTTGAGCGGCGTGCGGTCCCAGAATTCGACGCGAAACTGAATCAGACGCACGGCCTGGTAAGATCCCCCCGTTGCCCACGCCGGTTCCCCCTGTTCCGCCGTGACCCACACCACCTCCTGCATCAATTTTGCATCACTGCTGTCGGGGTTCGCGGTGCCATCCTTAAAGCCCAGTAAATTGACCGGGGTCTCTTTACCTTTGCTCCGTGCCGCATGGTCGGATATAAATCCTTCCCGTTTCCAGCGAACGCTTAACAAATCCGGCGTATGCTTGATGATATCGCGCAGGGCGTGGATCACCGTATCCTGAGTATTGGCGCAAATCTGCAGCAACACATCCCCATGACAAAGCGAGGCATCCAGCGAGTCATTCGGGAAGCGGGTCATTTTTTGCAATGACCTGGGCATCTGTGCCTGCAGCCCAAAGCGCTCATCGAACAGCGAATGCCCCACCGACAGCGTTATCGTCAGGTTATCCGGCGCGATGAAGGCACCGAGGATCCCGGAATCCATCGGTGGCAATCGCGGATTCGGTGTTTCCGGTGCCGGTCCGCCGGTAGTCAGGAAGACGATACGTTTCGTCAGCAGGCGAAACAATCGCTCTAACTCACCTTTATCGGAAGCCAGAACGTCGAACGCCACCAGCATCATTGAGGCTTGTTGCGGCGTCAAAATACCCGCCTGATGTGGACCAAAAAAAGGCTGCGTTTCGCTGCGGGCATCCGGTGACAAGGTTCCCGGCGCGCTTTGCGGTTTTTGCGCGTGCGCGACCGGGCAACCACCGGCCAGAGCCAGCGCGCCGCCGAGCGCGCCCATTCCTTTCAACAAACGTCGGCGTGACGGTTCGCTCACGCCGTTTTTATCATCATGCTGCATGGTGCTTAATCCAGACCCAGTACGCCGCGTAATTGCGCGAGATCTTCCGCCAGCGTCGTAATCGGGCCTTTCAGCGCGTTGCGGTCCGCGTCGGTCAATTTATCGTAAGTCTCAAATCCGTCTTTAGTACGATACTTCGCGAGGATGGTGTCCACTTTTTTGAAGTTCGCATCCACTTTCGCCAGCAATTCTGCGTTGGATTTTTGCAGCTGCGGACGTAGCAGGTTTACGATCTTCTGCGCGCCGTCAACGTTAGCCTGAAAATCCCACAGGTCAGTATGGCTGTAACGATCTTCCTCACCGCTGATTTTACTGGCCGCTACTTCTTCAATCAGCCCTGCCGCTCCGCCAACCACTTTAGACGGCGGGAATGCCAGTTCACTGATGCGTGTTTGCAGATCCAGCACATCGGTATTCAACCGATCGGCGTATTTCTCCATCCCTTTGGTAGAGTTATCGCCAAACAGCGCTTTTTCCAGACGATGGAAACCGGTAAATTTCGGGTCGGCGGCTTTTTGTTCGTAATCGTCTTCACGGGCATCGATACTGCCATCGAGGTCGGAAAACAGTTCAGCAATTGGCTCTATACGTTCATAGTGCTGGCGAGTGGGCGCATACAGTGACTTCGCTTTCTGCAGATCGCCGGCTTTGATGGCATCGGTGAAGGCTTTGGTTCCCGCCACCAACTGCGCGGTCTCTTCGGTTACATAGGCTTTGTAGTCGGTGATAGCCCCACCCAGGCTCAGTAAAGCATCACTCTGCGCAGCATCTGCCGTCGTGCTGCCTTTGACAATCAGCTTCCCTTTCGGATTGGTCAGCAGGCCACAGGTCATATCATATTCACCCGGTTGCAGATTAGCCGTCATCTTCTGGCTGAATCCCGGCGCGATGTTTTCGCGCTCTTCCACCACCATCACCCCTTTCAGGATTTCCCATTCCAGTGCTTTCTGGCTGTGGTTTTGAATAATGAATTGCGTTTTGCCGGCATTAACTGTGATGCTCATCGGCTCGCATTGTTTATCGGTTACTGTCACTTTAACCTGCGGAATATCCGCAGCATGAACAGTAAAAGCAGAAGCCAACAGCGCAGCCATGCCAAGCTGCAGCGCACTACGGCGAAAGTGATTCGTCATGACCATCCCTTTAAATAAGTATGTTGTAACTAAGAAAGTGTCTGCGTCGCAAAGCGTTAAGGCGCTGCGCGGGACGCGGTTGTGCCTGTGCGCGGCGGCAATGCAAAGACCACCAGCGCCGGTATCAAGTAGATAAACCAGACCGCGACCTCACTGACGCTCGGGGCTTCCTGGTAGCCAAAAATGCCTTCCATCAGGGTGCCGAATAGAGAGTGCGTCGAAAGGATGGCGCTCATATCAAAAGCGACGTCCTGGAAGTGATTCCACAATCCTGCCTCATGGAAGGCCCGAATCGCGCCTGCTGCAAGACCTGCCGCGACAAGTAAAATGAACAGACTGGTCCACTTAAAGAAAGCGCTCAGATTCAGGCGAATGCCGCCCCAGTAGAGTAAGAAGCCAAGTACGA
The DNA window shown above is from Citrobacter farmeri and carries:
- the ghrA gene encoding glyoxylate/hydroxypyruvate reductase GhrA; its protein translation is MDIIFYHPTFDTPWWIAALEKAIPGARVREWKSGDNDPADYALVWHPPVEMLEGRKLKAVFALGAGVDSILSKLKAHPTMLDPAIPLFRLEDTGMGLQMQEYAVSQVLHWFRRFDDYQALKNESQWRPLPEYAREAFTVGIMGAGVLGAKVAESLQAWGFPLRCWSRSRKTWPGVESFAGTEELGAFLSQTRVLINLLPNTAETVGIINGKRLEQLQDGAYLLNLARGVHVNEDDLLAALNSKKLKGAMLDVFSREPLPADSPLWKHPRVAMTPHIAAVTRPAEAVAYISRTISHLENGDAVTGQVDRQRGY
- the phoH gene encoding phosphate starvation-inducible protein PhoH, which translates into the protein MGRQKAVIKARREAKRVLRRDSRSHKQREEESVTSLVQMSGVEAIGMARDSRDTTPVMARNEAQSHYLNAIESKQLIFATGEAGCGKTWISAAKAAEALIHKDVDRIIVTRPVLQADEDLGFLPGDVSEKFAPYFRPVYDVLVKRLGASFMQYCLRPEIGKVEIAPFAYMRGRTFENAVVILDEAQNVTAAQMKMFLTRLGENVTVIVNGDITQCDLPSHVQSGLSDALARFEEDEMIGIVRFNKDDCVRSALCQRTLNAYS
- the efeB gene encoding iron uptake transporter deferrochelatase/peroxidase subunit — encoded protein: MQHDDKNGVSEPSRRRLLKGMGALGGALALAGGCPVAHAQKPQSAPGTLSPDARSETQPFFGPHQAGILTPQQASMMLVAFDVLASDKGELERLFRLLTKRIVFLTTGGPAPETPNPRLPPMDSGILGAFIAPDNLTITLSVGHSLFDERFGLQAQMPRSLQKMTRFPNDSLDASLCHGDVLLQICANTQDTVIHALRDIIKHTPDLLSVRWKREGFISDHAARSKGKETPVNLLGFKDGTANPDSSDAKLMQEVVWVTAEQGEPAWATGGSYQAVRLIQFRVEFWDRTPLKEQQTIFGRDKHTGAPLGMQHEHDVPDYASDPEGNVIALDSHIRLANPRTAQTQSSLMMRRGYSYSLGVTPSGQLDMGLLFVCYQHDLEKGFLTVQKRLNGEALEEYVKPIGGGYFFVLPGIKQADRYLGQSLLEA
- the efeO gene encoding iron uptake system protein EfeO — translated: MTNHFRRSALQLGMAALLASAFTVHAADIPQVKVTVTDKQCEPMSITVNAGKTQFIIQNHSQKALEWEILKGVMVVEERENIAPGFSQKMTANLQPGEYDMTCGLLTNPKGKLIVKGSTTADAAQSDALLSLGGAITDYKAYVTEETAQLVAGTKAFTDAIKAGDLQKAKSLYAPTRQHYERIEPIAELFSDLDGSIDAREDDYEQKAADPKFTGFHRLEKALFGDNSTKGMEKYADRLNTDVLDLQTRISELAFPPSKVVGGAAGLIEEVAASKISGEEDRYSHTDLWDFQANVDGAQKIVNLLRPQLQKSNAELLAKVDANFKKVDTILAKYRTKDGFETYDKLTDADRNALKGPITTLAEDLAQLRGVLGLD